ATAGCTGGTTCCCCCCGAAGTAACCCTAAGGTTAGCCGGAGGTTAGGTAGATGGCAGGGTAGAGCACTGATAGAGGGGTTAGGGGACGAAAGTCCTCGCCTTTCTGTCAAACTCCGAACCTGTTATCGCTGCAGCCTCTGAGAAAGGGCATACGGGTAAGCTGTATGTCCGAGACGGGAATAGCCGCGACTCAGGTTAAGGTCCCTAAGTACTGATTAAGTGTGAACACGAAGGGCGTCCTTGGCCTAAGACAGCAGGGAGGTTGGCTTAGAAGCAGCCATCCTTAAAAGAGTGCGTAACAGCTCACCTGTCGAGGTCAGGGGCCCCGAAAATGGACGGGGCTAAATCAGTTACCGAGACCTGAGGGCACCGAAAGGTGATCCGGTAGGGGGGCGTTCTGTAAGGGCAGAAGTTTGGCTGTGAAGTCAAATGGACCTTGTAGAAATGAAGATCCCGGTAGTAGTAACAGCACAAGTGGAGTGAGAATCTCCACCGCCGAAGGGGCAAGGGTTTCACAGCAATGTTCGTCAGCTGTGAGTAAGCCGGTCCTAACTTCCGAGGTAACTCCTTTGGAAGGAAAGGGAGACAGGTTAATATTCCTGTGCCATCTAAATACACGCGGCAACGCAAGGTTAGTTTCTGACGCTTCAGGGTATGCTAACTACTCTTGTCTGGGTAGTCAAATGTATAAGTCTGGGGAGAGTTGTAATAACGAGAACCAGATGAAAGCATGATGATCCATCCTTTAGGATGGTTTGGCAGATCTCTGGAGCCCGTGAAAAGGGAACTATCATGGATTTTAGATGACCGTACCCAGAACCGACACTGGTGCCCCTAGGTGAGTATCCTAAGGCGTATCGGATGAATCTAGTCGAGGGAAGTCGGCAAAATGGCTCCGTAACTTCGGGAGAAGGAGTGCCAGTGACCTTGTCAAGGGGTCGCTGGTCGCAGTGACCAGGGAGGTCCGACTGTTCAATACAAACACAGGTCTTAGCTAGTCTGAAAAGATGTGTACTAAGGCCGACGCCTGCCCAGTGCTGGTACGTGAACCCCGGGTTCAACCGGGCGAAGCGCCAGTAAACGGCGGGGGTAACTATAACCCTCTTAAGGTAGCGAAATTCCTTGTCGGGTAAGTTCCGACCTGCATGAATGGCGTAACGAGACCTCCACTGTCCCCGACTAGAATCCGGTGAACCTACCATTCCGGTGCAAAGGCCGGAGACTTCCAGTGGGAAGCGAAGACCCCGTGGAGCTTTACTGCAGCCTGTCGTTGGGGCATGATTGTGGGTGTACAGTGTAGGTGGGAGCCATCGAAACCTTCTCGCTAGGGAAGGTGGAGGCGTCCATGGGACACCACCCTCCTATGATCATGTCCCTTACCCAAGTATGGGGACACCGGTAGGTGGGCAGTTTGGCTGGGGCGGTACCCTCCTAAAAATGCATCAGGAGGGCCCAAAGGTTGGCTCAAGCGGGTCAGGACTCCGCTGTTGAGTGTAAGGGCAAAAGCCAGCCTGACTTAGTTGTCCACAATACGCAACTAAGAGACGAAAGTCGGGCCTAACGAACCCCTGTGCCTCACCGATGGAGGCCAGGGATGACAGAAAAGCTACCCCGGGGATAACAGAGTTGTCGCGGGCAAGAGCCCATATCGACCCCGCGGCTTGCTACCTCGATGTCGGTTTTTCCCATCCTGGATCTGCAGCAGGATCCAAGGGTGGGGCTGTTCGCCCATTAAAGGGGATCATGAGCTGGGTTTAGACCGTCGTGAGACAGGTTGGTTGCTATCTGCTGGAAGTGTTGGCTGTCTGAGGGAAAGGTGGTTCTAGTACGAGAGGAACGAGCCGCCGGTGCCTCTAGTTTATCGGTTGTCCGACAGGGCATTGCCGAGCCGCCACGCACCAAGGGATAAGAGCTGAAAGCATCTAAGCTCGAAGTCCATCCTGAAAACAGACAGCCGTCCTTCTAGGAGGCGAGGGGTCCCATAGAAGATGGGTTTGATAGGCTAGGAATGTAAGCATCAAGGTTTTCCGAGATGTTTAGTTCGCTAGTACTAACCCCCCAAGAGATATTGGAATATCTGGACACTTAAAGATACAGGAACCTATGTTTGTGTTGAAATAACTTTTTTTTATACTCATTATAATCGATATATATTAATATATAAATATATTCGGAGTCCCCATATTTTTTCAAAATTTTTCTAAAAAAAATAAAAAAAGAAAAATAAAATAAGTATATAGTTTATTTTTTACCGCTCTCTCGAGTGATTATTATTTGTTCAGCCTTTATAACTGCATTTTTTAATACTATTTTAATATCTTTTGGAAGTCCTCCAAATCCAGCAGGCATGGTCATTGTAGGTACTGTAATGGTGCCCTCTTCCTCGCCTTCTGTATCTCCCATATATTCCTCTTCTTCTGTATGGGTTTCTACTACTTCTATATCCTCTGCATCCATATCCAAACCTATATTTTCAGCAACTGGGTGATTGTTCTTTTTCAAGAAATCAATTAATTCCTCAATACTGGATACATCTTCTTCTGTTGCAATTTTTGGAATCATTTCCTCAGGTATTCCATCAATTACCTTATTTTTTAATTCTGAAGGTAGCCATACAACTCTTTCCCAGCCACCATCGGCCTTAAAGAATTTTGAAGATTTCATATAGGATACAGAGATGCCGCAGAATCCTTCAACCTGGTTTCCGCCACTACATTGTCCAGCAAGTGCTGAAAATGGAACTCCCATTGGTGTTTCCCCTTTAAAACTTCTATCTACTATACCAAATCCATCAACTTCTGGGATATAAAATGTAATTGCCTCAAAACAACCGCAAGAGGTAGATGGTCTATCCAATACACTATGTAATGTTATTGATTCAATTGCCCCTTGGGATTTATCTTGGACAACTTCATTTACTGAATCATATATTCCTTTTTCTTCATCCAAACATTCTCCTTTTTCAATTGCAAATATTGGTCCATCTGGGTCAATTTTTGCCGCAGCTCTTGCATCGAGGTAATTAATACCACCACATAATGCAGGTTTATCGGGTGTAATTATACAAACATGGGAAGGTGCAAAGCTTTGACACATAATACATCCATAAAATACATCTACATCTTCCTCATGGAGATTTTTGGTTTTTTCATCTCTAAATTTATATATCTCTTTTACTTTTTCTAATTCTTCTTTCACTATGTCAGCATCAGTTATTAATTTAACATCTATATTTTCTATGAATGGAAACTCTGATTTATATATATCTTGTATTATTTTTCCGATATGGATTAAATTTAATCCCTTTTCGGCGGATTCTTTATTAATTCTAATCCATACGCTATCTCTCTGGTTTAGGTGCATAACTCCTTCAATATAATTAAATATCTCATGAACTCTTCTTTCCAATACGCCCTCCAAATCATCTTCTAATGTTTTCCCGCTTACATTTATTATTACAGCAAATGGTGTTTTTGTACCGGCTTCCATCTCTCCGATATCCTTTCCAATAATCTCAATTTTATCGGATGCATCATCCACTACTTTAACAAGTTCAAACCCATACTGTTTAGGTCCTGCTAATTCAACAAACATGTCAGGCCCCCTTACTCTTTCTCCTTCATTCATCGGACCTACCGAAACAGGTATATTTACATCTTCTATTGACATTTCTTCCACCTTAATATTTTTCATTTTAAGGGCATTTTCAATAATATTATCTATATCTGAGCTCCCCAATGCACCTTCAATTTCTGGTACAGGATTATTGGTAATTACTGGAATGCCCGCTTTTATACAACCTGCACCTGCGGCAAGTGTTATATCATCAACTTCACCTAATGCTATAACAATGGCAGGAACTCTGTTTGCAATATATTCGATAACTTCTTCTGTTTTTCCTCCTTCAACGCCCCCGTATATCAATGGAGCTCTAATGGCTAAATTTGCAGCATGTATTGCTGAGGTTATGCTATCTCCAACAGGAACTAGAAGTTTATCAAGACCCAATTCAATATTGGCATCTTCCATTTCTTTTACAATATCTCCAATGAATAATCCTAATATATTTCGTTTTCTAATTTCGTTAATAAGGGATTTTAATTTTTCTTCATCTCCTACTTTACCTATCACAACAAGTATTGCTGGTATTTTTCCATTAACAAGTGGAACCCCTAAATCTCTTAAAATTTTATCCGGGATAAATCCAGTATATGGGGCCTCATATGGTGTTTCATTATCCATATATTTTAGGGCTTCAAGAGCTTCCGCACAAATTAATGTTTTAACACCGGCATCAAGGGCATCATCTAGCGTAGCATCAGCATTATCTTCAATTTCAAGAGAATTAATTAACTCTTTTAACTGACCAATATTTTCTATTTTTTTACCTAATATTCCATATATTGTAGGCAAATAATAATTTGTTTCAAGAAATCCAATTTTTTTACTATCTTCATCTTTGTTATTTTTTAATGTATCAACGGTTAGATTTAATACAGTTTTTCCGCCTGCGATTATGTTTTTAATAACCATTTTTTACCTCTTTATAACATCATAATATATACAATATGTCATTATTAATCGTTATAATATGTATTAAAATTATCAACAAATATATATATATAATTAGTTATGAATAAATAAAAAATAGTATTATTATGTAATAATAAATGAAAATATCGATTAAATATCCTCTCTCCATTCATCAGATATTATTTTCATTAGTTTTTTTCTTCTTTCTTCTTTTATTGAATCGATACATTCATCGCATACTAGTTTTAAAGCCTTATCTTTACAGGCTTCAAGACATGCAGGAGTTATTCTATCAGTATCTAAGCAAAGTGAACATTTATGGGCATATAATTTATCAATGAATATTGAACCAACAGGACAGACAATTTCACACATGCCACAACCAATACATCTTTCTTTTTTTACAAGTGGTATCCCATCTTTTAAATAAATGGCATCTACGGGACAAATATTATAGCAAGGTGCATTTTCACACTGCATACAAAATACAGGAACATTATTTGCTTTTTTTATCCTACTTATCCCATGAATTTCTTTACATTTATTGACACAATCATCACAGTTTGTGCATTTTGATGGGTCAAGAACTATTAATTTTGGATTCATAATTTCACCAGATTCAATGAATTATTTGGTATTATATATTATTATTTATAAATAATAATATATGTATCGTAATATTAATAACATTGGTAATTATTCTTTATATAGCATAATCAATCGTTTAATAGACTCTTTATGCTCATTTTCTTCCATATTGGGAAATGAATAATGTGCATTTGGATTATAATATCTATCCAATGTTAATGTCGTGGCATTGGAGAAATGCTTTAAATGAGTAATGCTTTGGGCCAAATAATAATATGTAATGTTTGAAAATATAACTAGGTCATTTCCCTGCTCTATTACTTTTTTCATGGCAAGTAGTAAATTCATATCTTTTGGTGTGTGTATTGTTTCAATATTTAAATCCAATAAGTTGTTATTATATTCTTCCTTAGAACCAATTATTAATATCGGGTTT
The window above is part of the Methanococcus aeolicus Nankai-3 genome. Proteins encoded here:
- the acsB gene encoding acetyl-CoA decarbonylase/synthase complex subunit alpha/beta, translated to MVIKNIIAGGKTVLNLTVDTLKNNKDEDSKKIGFLETNYYLPTIYGILGKKIENIGQLKELINSLEIEDNADATLDDALDAGVKTLICAEALEALKYMDNETPYEAPYTGFIPDKILRDLGVPLVNGKIPAILVVIGKVGDEEKLKSLINEIRKRNILGLFIGDIVKEMEDANIELGLDKLLVPVGDSITSAIHAANLAIRAPLIYGGVEGGKTEEVIEYIANRVPAIVIALGEVDDITLAAGAGCIKAGIPVITNNPVPEIEGALGSSDIDNIIENALKMKNIKVEEMSIEDVNIPVSVGPMNEGERVRGPDMFVELAGPKQYGFELVKVVDDASDKIEIIGKDIGEMEAGTKTPFAVIINVSGKTLEDDLEGVLERRVHEIFNYIEGVMHLNQRDSVWIRINKESAEKGLNLIHIGKIIQDIYKSEFPFIENIDVKLITDADIVKEELEKVKEIYKFRDEKTKNLHEEDVDVFYGCIMCQSFAPSHVCIITPDKPALCGGINYLDARAAAKIDPDGPIFAIEKGECLDEEKGIYDSVNEVVQDKSQGAIESITLHSVLDRPSTSCGCFEAITFYIPEVDGFGIVDRSFKGETPMGVPFSALAGQCSGGNQVEGFCGISVSYMKSSKFFKADGGWERVVWLPSELKNKVIDGIPEEMIPKIATEEDVSSIEELIDFLKKNNHPVAENIGLDMDAEDIEVVETHTEEEEYMGDTEGEEEGTITVPTMTMPAGFGGLPKDIKIVLKNAVIKAEQIIITRESGKK
- a CDS encoding 4Fe-4S dicluster domain-containing protein; its protein translation is MNPKLIVLDPSKCTNCDDCVNKCKEIHGISRIKKANNVPVFCMQCENAPCYNICPVDAIYLKDGIPLVKKERCIGCGMCEIVCPVGSIFIDKLYAHKCSLCLDTDRITPACLEACKDKALKLVCDECIDSIKEERRKKLMKIISDEWREDI
- a CDS encoding carbon monoxide dehydrogenase beta subunit family protein; amino-acid sequence: MIGKTTPYQPTAGTNLNHAEIVSTKLALSMIKRSKNPILIIGSKEEYNNNLLDLNIETIHTPKDMNLLLAMKKVIEQGNDLVIFSNITYYYLAQSITHLKHFSNATTLTLDRYYNPNAHYSFPNMEENEHKESIKRLIMLYKE